The Chryseobacterium suipulveris genome window below encodes:
- a CDS encoding ABC transporter ATP-binding protein yields the protein MLALKAENISKQYRLGQVGTGTLSHDLNRLWAQIRGKEDPYLKIGEANDRATKGKSDYVWSLRDINFEIEQGDAVGIIGRNGAGKSTLLKLLSKVTKPTTGKIYTNGRIASLLEVGTGFHPEMTGRENIYLNGAILGMTRKEITRKFDEIVDFSGVERYIDTPVKRYSSGMYVRLAFAVAAHLESEILIVDEVLAVGDAEFQKKCLGKMGDVSKGEGRTVLFVSHNMASIGKLCSSGIFFSQGKMIAQGDISKIINLYSEDLVTSEEVTPNDSQTIFLKKLKAYSVSNPNTNIISGEDAILELTINSTKNQDNVIIGIGINDTYNNRLITPFSKHQGVSFQIKPGENIIKCTIEKFPLKAGDYIVEVFVGTNLERFDYYDKGLKLRIIDSYKNEALDYSQGYFLINQKWDYYD from the coding sequence ATGCTCGCTTTAAAAGCTGAAAATATATCCAAACAATACCGTCTCGGACAGGTCGGAACAGGAACGCTTTCGCATGACCTGAACCGCTTGTGGGCACAGATCCGTGGTAAAGAAGATCCCTATCTGAAAATTGGGGAAGCGAATGACCGTGCTACGAAAGGTAAAAGTGATTATGTATGGTCATTGAGAGACATCAATTTCGAAATCGAACAGGGAGATGCGGTAGGAATTATCGGCAGAAACGGAGCGGGTAAATCTACGCTGCTCAAGCTTTTAAGTAAAGTAACCAAACCCACCACCGGAAAAATTTACACGAACGGTAGAATCGCCTCTTTGCTGGAAGTGGGAACAGGTTTCCACCCCGAAATGACGGGGCGAGAAAATATTTACCTGAACGGCGCAATCCTGGGAATGACCCGAAAAGAAATCACCCGCAAGTTCGACGAGATTGTAGATTTCTCCGGAGTGGAAAGATATATCGACACGCCAGTAAAGCGTTATTCTTCCGGAATGTATGTGCGTTTGGCTTTTGCGGTTGCAGCACATTTGGAGTCTGAAATATTAATTGTTGATGAGGTATTGGCAGTGGGTGATGCAGAGTTTCAGAAAAAATGTTTGGGGAAAATGGGCGATGTAAGCAAAGGAGAAGGCAGGACTGTGCTGTTTGTGAGTCATAATATGGCAAGCATTGGAAAACTATGTAGCTCTGGTATTTTTTTTAGCCAGGGAAAAATGATTGCGCAAGGGGATATTAGTAAAATAATAAACTTATATAGTGAAGATTTGGTAACATCGGAAGAGGTAACACCTAATGATTCACAAACAATATTTTTGAAAAAATTAAAAGCTTATTCCGTGAGTAATCCGAATACAAATATTATTTCAGGAGAAGATGCAATTCTAGAACTCACAATTAATTCTACTAAAAATCAAGATAATGTAATTATTGGGATTGGCATCAATGACACATATAACAATAGGCTTATCACTCCATTTTCTAAACATCAGGGAGTATCGTTTCAAATAAAACCCGGAGAGAATATTATTAAGTGTACGATAGAAAAATTTCCTCTAAAAGCAGGAGATTATATTGTTGAGGTGTTTGTAGGAACGAATTTGGAGCGATTTGATTACTATGACAAAGGTCTTAAGCTAAGAATTATTGATTCGTATAAAAATGAAGCTCTTGATTATTCACAAGGATATTTTTTAATAAACCAAAAATGGGATTATTATGATTAA
- the rimP gene encoding ribosome assembly cofactor RimP, producing MDFKNKIEELLSGFLAERPDLFLIDLKISAGDDITVILDGDNGVSLQDCLDASRAIEFNMDREEHDFSLQVMSAGLSEPLSSPRQFRKNIGRELDILMNDSTKIEGELAKVDEDKITLILRYRKPKEIGKGKVDVEEEKEIPYSEIKKALVAIKF from the coding sequence ATGGATTTCAAAAATAAAATAGAAGAATTACTGAGCGGCTTTCTTGCAGAGCGACCAGATCTTTTTTTGATCGATCTGAAGATTTCTGCAGGTGACGATATCACGGTGATTCTCGACGGAGACAACGGAGTTTCGCTTCAGGACTGCCTCGATGCAAGTCGCGCAATCGAATTCAATATGGATCGTGAGGAGCACGACTTCTCGCTTCAGGTAATGAGTGCAGGTTTGAGCGAACCATTGAGTTCACCGCGACAGTTCAGGAAGAATATTGGTCGTGAATTGGACATTTTAATGAATGACTCCACAAAAATCGAAGGCGAGTTGGCAAAAGTTGACGAAGATAAAATCACACTGATTCTCCGTTACAGAAAACCAAAGGAAATTGGGAAAGGAAAAGTAGATGTGGAGGAAGAAAAGGAAATCCCGTATTCCGAAATTAAGAAGGCGTTAGTGGCGATAAAATTTTAG
- a CDS encoding class I SAM-dependent methyltransferase — translation MINNTEEELFCTQYELKTLSDLLIRGEAERWVKGFLQNKYEQEHLERYNFALQYVNNKRVLDIACGSGFGSYLLAYKGNADEVVGVDLDQNAIRYGNYRHHHPKVTRIHGDACKYKNSNQFETIISFETIEHVPDYQSFLHNLNDNLASNGVLIISTPLRKQTIIKPSHNPFHEIEWSYYDFIKLLETNFILENSYIQDGIVLGQYPTYSFKNRLFRKLGVKKFVKSKSVLHQGITEAKNLNISTIDSGYTILILRKK, via the coding sequence ATGATTAACAATACAGAAGAAGAATTATTTTGCACACAATACGAACTTAAAACTTTAAGTGATTTATTAATTAGGGGTGAAGCCGAGCGATGGGTAAAAGGGTTTTTACAAAACAAATATGAACAAGAGCATCTTGAAAGATATAATTTTGCATTACAATATGTAAACAATAAACGGGTTCTTGATATCGCCTGTGGAAGTGGATTTGGCTCTTATCTGCTTGCTTATAAAGGAAATGCCGATGAAGTTGTTGGAGTGGATTTAGATCAAAATGCTATACGTTATGGCAATTATAGACACCATCATCCTAAGGTAACCCGAATTCATGGTGATGCATGTAAATATAAGAATAGTAACCAGTTTGAAACAATTATTAGTTTTGAAACAATCGAACACGTTCCTGATTATCAATCATTTTTGCATAATCTAAACGACAATCTTGCTTCTAATGGTGTTCTTATAATATCTACTCCACTCCGCAAACAAACAATTATAAAACCCTCACATAATCCTTTTCACGAAATTGAATGGTCGTATTACGATTTTATAAAATTACTTGAGACAAACTTCATTCTCGAGAATTCATATATACAAGATGGAATTGTTTTAGGACAATATCCAACTTATAGTTTTAAAAATAGATTATTTAGGAAATTAGGGGTAAAGAAATTTGTAAAGTCAAAGAGCGTGTTACATCAAGGGATTACAGAAGCTAAAAACCTTAACATCTCAACAATTGATAGTGGCTATACCATTCTGATCCTAAGAAAAAAATAA
- the nusA gene encoding transcription termination factor NusA — protein MDGLALIEAFGDFKEEKSISKTELMAIIEDSLKTLLRKRFDSDDHFDVIVNPDKGDFQIFLNKTIVEDEMSEDDDLEIEISEAKKIDPTFEVGEDYTVEIPIEQLGRRSILTLKQILATKLQEHNNAVLYEQFHDRIGEIVVGEVHHIRHKHVILLDDEDNEFILPKENQIPSDFFKKGENIRAIVESVDFKGAKPQIIVSRTAPKFLEKLLELEIPEIQDGTIMLKKVVRIPGEKAKIAVDAYDDRIDPVGACVGVKGSRIHGVVRELKNENIDVIQWSKNPEILVKRALGNVTINKIEINPETEYALVYTPVDEISRVIGKQGQNIRLASWLSGYEIDVYRETSEDDDVELKEFAGTDEGDIEQWIIDEFQKVGLNTAKSVLDKDTEDLVNMTDLEEETIEEVKQILREEFED, from the coding sequence ATGGACGGTTTAGCACTGATAGAAGCATTTGGCGATTTCAAGGAAGAAAAAAGCATCAGCAAAACAGAATTGATGGCGATTATCGAAGACTCGCTGAAAACACTTTTGAGAAAGAGATTCGATTCTGATGACCATTTTGATGTGATTGTAAATCCAGACAAAGGTGACTTCCAGATCTTTTTGAATAAAACCATTGTGGAAGACGAAATGTCTGAAGACGACGACCTGGAAATCGAAATCTCCGAAGCAAAAAAAATTGACCCGACTTTCGAGGTGGGCGAAGATTATACGGTAGAAATCCCGATCGAGCAGTTGGGGAGAAGAAGCATCCTGACTTTGAAGCAAATTTTGGCAACCAAGCTTCAGGAGCATAATAACGCGGTTCTTTATGAGCAGTTCCACGACAGAATTGGGGAAATCGTTGTTGGCGAAGTTCACCACATCCGTCACAAGCACGTGATCTTGTTGGATGATGAGGATAATGAGTTTATCCTTCCAAAGGAAAACCAAATTCCTTCCGACTTCTTTAAAAAAGGAGAAAACATCCGCGCAATTGTGGAAAGTGTTGATTTCAAGGGAGCGAAACCGCAAATTATCGTTTCCAGAACAGCTCCGAAATTCCTCGAAAAACTGCTTGAACTTGAAATTCCAGAAATTCAGGACGGAACCATCATGTTGAAAAAAGTAGTGAGAATTCCTGGTGAAAAAGCGAAAATCGCGGTGGATGCGTATGATGACAGAATTGATCCGGTTGGAGCTTGTGTCGGAGTAAAAGGTTCCAGGATCCACGGTGTGGTTCGTGAATTGAAAAACGAAAATATCGACGTGATCCAGTGGTCCAAAAACCCTGAAATCTTGGTAAAGAGAGCTTTAGGAAATGTGACCATTAACAAGATTGAAATCAACCCTGAAACGGAATATGCGTTGGTTTACACACCGGTTGATGAAATTTCCCGAGTGATTGGAAAGCAGGGGCAGAACATTCGTCTTGCTTCCTGGTTAAGTGGTTACGAAATTGACGTGTACAGAGAAACCAGCGAGGACGACGACGTAGAACTGAAAGAATTTGCCGGAACCGATGAAGGCGATATCGAGCAGTGGATCATCGATGAATTCCAAAAAGTGGGTCTGAATACCGCGAAAAGTGTTTTAGACAAAGACACAGAGGATTTGGTAAACATGACCGATTTGGAAGAAGAAACCATCGAGGAAGTAAAACAGATTCTGAGAGAGGAATTTGAAGACTAA
- a CDS encoding glycosyltransferase family 2 protein, which yields MTITAIIPIYNAAGFIEKAVDSVRQFPEVKEILLIDDGSKDGSLTICRNLEHQFPEVKVLTHPDNENRGVSATRNIGMDYATQDFIAFLDADDYWLPNRFDAERELFKNPKVDGVFGAIGVEFVTEAGKKKYLEVINDTGLTTVYHPAEGKEVFYGLTQLKPDFGTFFSLIATTLRRSALEKTKLRLNENLRMHEDKDFIVKLSWHCHLKSGFIERAVAIRTGHEENTFSSVQNFSRKFFSNQHLLYRSLYEWAKSIREMPSEALELFKLKMLSSKIAALTGLKKYTYFVISSILNPKLLKTRYRYYALRENL from the coding sequence ATGACCATCACCGCCATCATCCCCATTTATAACGCTGCTGGTTTCATCGAAAAAGCGGTGGATTCGGTTCGGCAGTTCCCCGAGGTAAAAGAAATACTGCTGATTGATGACGGCTCTAAAGATGGTTCGCTCACAATATGCCGGAATCTTGAACACCAATTTCCGGAAGTAAAGGTACTGACACATCCCGACAACGAAAACCGCGGTGTTTCTGCAACTCGGAACATCGGCATGGATTATGCCACACAGGATTTTATCGCTTTTCTGGACGCCGATGACTATTGGCTGCCCAACCGGTTCGATGCAGAAAGAGAACTTTTCAAGAACCCTAAAGTGGATGGGGTTTTTGGTGCGATCGGAGTTGAATTCGTAACGGAAGCAGGTAAAAAAAAATACCTCGAGGTGATTAATGATACCGGACTGACCACCGTGTACCACCCTGCCGAAGGGAAAGAAGTTTTTTATGGACTCACCCAACTGAAGCCTGATTTCGGAACTTTTTTTTCACTGATTGCCACTACTTTGCGCCGAAGTGCCCTGGAAAAAACAAAACTCCGCTTGAATGAAAACCTGCGGATGCACGAAGACAAAGACTTTATTGTAAAACTGTCATGGCACTGCCACCTGAAAAGCGGCTTTATCGAAAGGGCGGTAGCCATCCGCACCGGTCATGAAGAAAACACGTTCTCCAGTGTGCAGAATTTTTCGCGAAAGTTTTTCAGCAACCAGCATCTGCTTTACCGCTCACTGTATGAATGGGCAAAATCTATCAGAGAAATGCCTTCCGAAGCCCTAGAACTTTTCAAGCTTAAAATGCTCTCCTCCAAAATTGCTGCTTTGACCGGTCTTAAAAAATACACTTATTTTGTAATTTCATCAATACTTAATCCCAAACTGCTGAAAACCAGGTATCGTTATTATGCACTTAGAGAAAATTTATAA
- a CDS encoding GNAT family N-acetyltransferase — MKIKKLNWDSDFFEKNIGEVFFLDSNIAIENLDFDLIVSKQNKSFDVEIPGFEKTFEETKVIFEKTLSPINQNNDLEIKDTDQEQRNSDFFKTLSYESGKNSRFLLDQNFGVEKFKKLYDEWVANSLNKKFAIKTFYIEAGNTPVAFVTVQKAELIGKIGLIATNPAFQGKGYGKKILIFAEDFCYQNVMKTMEIPTQKQNLQACNFYEKMGYKIKEELIIKHFWKK, encoded by the coding sequence ATGAAAATTAAAAAACTGAATTGGGACTCCGATTTTTTTGAAAAGAATATTGGTGAAGTTTTTTTTTTAGACTCAAATATTGCAATTGAAAATCTTGATTTTGATCTTATTGTATCTAAACAAAACAAAAGTTTTGATGTAGAAATACCCGGCTTTGAAAAAACATTTGAGGAAACTAAAGTAATTTTTGAAAAAACGCTAAGTCCTATAAATCAGAACAATGATCTTGAAATAAAAGATACTGATCAGGAACAAAGAAATTCTGATTTTTTCAAAACATTGTCCTATGAAAGTGGAAAAAATAGTCGCTTCCTACTGGATCAGAATTTTGGTGTCGAAAAGTTTAAGAAACTGTATGACGAATGGGTTGCTAACAGTCTAAACAAAAAATTCGCTATTAAAACTTTTTACATTGAAGCAGGAAATACTCCTGTCGCTTTTGTTACAGTGCAAAAGGCAGAACTCATTGGCAAAATAGGACTTATCGCAACAAATCCGGCTTTTCAGGGAAAAGGATACGGAAAAAAAATATTGATTTTTGCAGAAGATTTTTGCTATCAAAACGTTATGAAAACAATGGAAATTCCTACCCAAAAACAAAATTTACAAGCCTGTAATTTTTATGAAAAAATGGGCTACAAAATAAAGGAAGAACTCATCATAAAACACTTTTGGAAAAAATGA
- the rffA gene encoding dTDP-4-amino-4,6-dideoxygalactose transaminase, whose product MTPFNKPYLTGKETKYIEEAVATGKISGNGVFTQKCQQFFEEQYGFKKALLTTSCTDALEMAAILAGIEKDDEVIIPSYTFVSTALAFVRQGAKIVFADSYSDNPNIDANKIEELITTKTKAIVVVHYAGVSCDMEKILEIAKKYNLIVIEDAAQAIDSFYTFSNGEKKALGSIGDLAAFSFHETKNIISGEGGMLAINNEKFIDRAEIIWEKGTNRSSFFRGEVNKYGWVDTGSSFLPSEIISAFLWAQLENLEDIQNKRKSIWDRYYEGLKDNPNFSLPKIPDFATNNAHMFYLVFKNLEDRMRMIKKLKENDILAVFHYLSLHKSDFYNEKHDGRILKNSDHFEDCLLRLPFYYELQEEEQRKIIEFLNTF is encoded by the coding sequence ATGACGCCATTCAATAAGCCTTATTTAACCGGCAAAGAAACCAAATATATAGAAGAGGCCGTAGCCACCGGAAAAATTTCCGGCAATGGCGTTTTCACCCAGAAATGCCAGCAGTTTTTTGAAGAACAGTACGGTTTCAAAAAAGCCCTGCTCACAACGTCCTGCACCGACGCTTTAGAAATGGCTGCAATTCTTGCAGGTATTGAAAAAGATGATGAAGTCATTATCCCAAGTTACACCTTTGTTTCCACCGCTTTGGCGTTTGTGAGACAAGGAGCAAAGATTGTTTTTGCAGACTCGTACAGCGATAATCCAAATATCGATGCCAATAAGATTGAAGAATTAATTACCACTAAAACCAAAGCAATTGTGGTGGTACATTACGCAGGAGTTTCATGCGATATGGAAAAAATCTTGGAAATTGCGAAGAAATATAACCTTATCGTCATCGAAGATGCTGCACAGGCAATCGACAGTTTCTATACTTTTTCAAACGGTGAAAAAAAAGCACTTGGAAGCATCGGTGATTTGGCAGCATTCTCTTTCCACGAAACAAAAAATATTATTTCTGGTGAAGGCGGAATGTTGGCCATTAACAACGAGAAATTTATTGACCGTGCCGAAATTATCTGGGAAAAGGGAACTAACAGGTCTTCTTTTTTCCGCGGCGAAGTGAACAAATACGGATGGGTAGATACAGGTTCTTCTTTTTTACCAAGTGAAATCATTTCTGCTTTTCTTTGGGCGCAGCTGGAAAATTTGGAAGACATCCAGAATAAAAGAAAATCGATTTGGGATCGATATTATGAGGGCTTAAAGGACAATCCCAATTTTTCTTTACCAAAAATTCCGGATTTCGCGACCAACAATGCGCACATGTTTTATCTGGTTTTCAAAAATCTTGAAGACCGCATGAGAATGATTAAGAAACTAAAAGAAAATGATATTTTGGCAGTATTTCATTATCTCTCTCTCCATAAAAGTGATTTTTATAATGAGAAACATGATGGCAGAATTCTGAAAAATTCCGATCATTTTGAAGACTGTTTGTTGAGGTTGCCTTTCTATTATGAACTTCA
- a CDS encoding UDP-glucose dehydrogenase family protein has translation MNITIVGTGYVGLVTGTTLAELGNDVFCVDIDEKKVEGMRNGIVPIYEPNLEEMFLRNIQAQRLFFTTDLKEALDKSEVIYLALPTPPGEDGSADLSYVLKVASDIGEMMTEYKVVVNKSTVPVGTADKVRETISAKTQIPFDVVSNPEFLREGFAVEDSMNPARVVVGCSSEKARDIMSKIYQPFTNTGVPIIFMDEKSSELTKYAANSFLAVKITFMNEIANYCEKVGADVDKVRLGMGSDDRIGHRFLFPGIGYGGSCFPKDVKALIKSGKQEGFDFQILEATENVNQNQKVILVSEIEKYFGGNLNGKKIAIWGLAFKANTDDIREASSLDNIKILLEKGAEITAYDSIAEENVRRVLGDKISFAKDMYSALEGADALFIATEWSEFKNPNFELMAKKMSNKAIFDGRNMFSMEQVEGTGFYYKSIGRKTVLRG, from the coding sequence ATGAATATTACTATTGTCGGAACCGGTTACGTAGGTTTGGTTACCGGAACTACTTTGGCTGAACTGGGAAACGACGTCTTCTGCGTCGATATCGACGAGAAAAAGGTGGAGGGAATGCGAAACGGCATCGTCCCGATATACGAACCCAATCTGGAGGAAATGTTTCTTCGGAATATTCAGGCACAGCGACTTTTTTTCACCACCGATTTAAAGGAAGCCCTCGACAAGAGCGAGGTCATTTATCTTGCGCTTCCGACTCCTCCCGGTGAAGACGGTTCTGCAGATTTATCCTACGTTTTGAAAGTTGCATCCGACATCGGCGAGATGATGACCGAATATAAAGTGGTGGTCAATAAATCCACTGTTCCCGTGGGAACCGCAGACAAAGTTCGCGAAACGATTTCCGCAAAAACGCAGATTCCTTTCGACGTCGTTTCCAACCCGGAATTTCTCCGCGAAGGTTTTGCCGTTGAAGACTCGATGAATCCAGCGCGAGTTGTGGTGGGATGCTCCTCTGAAAAAGCGCGCGACATTATGTCGAAAATTTACCAGCCGTTTACCAACACGGGAGTTCCGATTATCTTTATGGATGAAAAGTCTTCCGAACTGACCAAATATGCGGCGAATTCTTTTCTCGCGGTGAAAATCACCTTCATGAACGAGATTGCAAACTATTGCGAAAAAGTGGGTGCAGATGTCGATAAAGTCCGCCTCGGAATGGGAAGCGACGACAGAATCGGGCACCGTTTCCTGTTCCCGGGAATTGGTTACGGCGGAAGCTGTTTCCCAAAAGATGTGAAAGCTTTAATTAAGTCCGGAAAGCAGGAGGGCTTTGATTTCCAGATTCTTGAAGCCACAGAAAATGTCAACCAAAACCAAAAAGTCATCCTCGTTTCAGAGATTGAAAAATATTTCGGCGGCAACCTCAACGGCAAGAAAATCGCGATTTGGGGACTGGCTTTCAAAGCAAATACCGACGACATCAGAGAAGCTTCATCTTTGGACAATATCAAAATTTTACTGGAAAAAGGTGCAGAAATCACTGCGTACGATTCCATTGCCGAAGAAAATGTACGACGAGTTTTGGGCGACAAAATTTCATTTGCCAAAGACATGTACTCCGCACTGGAAGGAGCAGATGCGCTATTCATTGCCACAGAATGGAGCGAGTTCAAAAACCCAAACTTCGAACTGATGGCCAAGAAAATGAGCAACAAAGCCATCTTCGACGGAAGAAACATGTTCAGCATGGAGCAGGTGGAAGGAACAGGTTTTTATTATAAGTCGATCGGAAGAAAAACGGTGTTGCGCGGTTAA
- a CDS encoding ABC transporter permease: MNEPEQQWTETIESNHSLFDLKLREVWRYRDLVYMFVMRDFVSSFKQTILGPVWFFINPILTTIVFVVVFGKIAGLSTDGLPQILFYLSGVTLWNYFSTSLTSASSVFTANAGIFGKVYFPRLVMPITIVVSNLMRFGVQFLLFLLAWAFYLFKGAIQPNVWLLATPFLVILMAAFAMGVGMIFSALTTKYRDLQMLLGFGVSLFMYATPVIYPLSALSGIWKKLAFYNPLTGIFECFKYGWMGSGDFSPSMLLVSSGIIFLLLAIGTVVFNKVEKGFMDTV, from the coding sequence ATGAACGAACCTGAACAGCAATGGACAGAAACCATTGAGTCAAACCATTCTCTTTTCGATCTGAAGCTTCGGGAAGTATGGCGCTATCGCGATTTGGTGTACATGTTTGTGATGAGGGATTTTGTTTCCAGTTTTAAGCAGACTATTCTAGGACCAGTTTGGTTCTTTATCAACCCGATTCTTACGACCATTGTTTTCGTTGTGGTATTTGGTAAGATTGCAGGACTTTCTACCGACGGTTTGCCACAGATCCTGTTCTATCTTTCCGGAGTTACTTTGTGGAATTACTTTTCGACTTCATTAACGAGTGCTTCCAGCGTTTTCACCGCCAATGCCGGAATTTTCGGAAAAGTATATTTCCCGCGGTTAGTGATGCCGATTACCATTGTCGTATCAAACCTGATGCGTTTCGGGGTTCAGTTTCTGCTTTTTCTTTTGGCTTGGGCTTTTTATTTATTCAAAGGCGCCATTCAACCAAATGTCTGGCTGCTCGCAACACCTTTTTTAGTTATTTTAATGGCTGCGTTTGCAATGGGAGTCGGAATGATTTTCTCGGCACTCACCACTAAATACCGAGATTTGCAGATGTTGTTGGGATTTGGTGTAAGTTTGTTCATGTATGCGACACCGGTTATTTACCCGCTTTCTGCACTTTCGGGAATCTGGAAAAAGCTTGCGTTCTATAATCCGCTGACCGGGATTTTTGAATGCTTTAAATACGGATGGATGGGATCGGGAGACTTCTCGCCATCAATGCTACTCGTAAGTTCGGGAATTATTTTTCTGCTTTTAGCCATTGGAACCGTGGTTTTTAATAAAGTGGAGAAAGGGTTTATGGATACGGTTTAA
- a CDS encoding glycosyltransferase family 2 protein: MISIVSPVYRAEKILPILVSEIEKVMAKIGESYEIILVDDRSPDNSWEVMQNLAAENQNLKIFRLSRNFGQHPTIMAGLSKAKGDWIVVMDCDMQDQPKEIEKLYEKAKQGFDVVLARREQRKDSFSKKMGSQLFYKAFNYLAGIEINKEIANFGIYNKKVIQSVLSVNDNIKFFPLFVNWVGFKSTAIPIEHANREEGTSSYSFSKLLSLAFNVIISFSDKPLKIFVGFGLTISALALFVAVFFVIWYFMGKITEPGFSSLILSIWFLSGVIISCIGVVGIYLGKTFNQTKNRPVFIIDESHEN, translated from the coding sequence ATGATCAGCATCGTAAGTCCCGTTTACCGCGCCGAAAAAATACTACCCATTTTGGTTTCAGAAATTGAAAAAGTAATGGCCAAAATCGGTGAATCCTACGAAATTATTTTAGTTGACGACCGTAGTCCCGATAATTCCTGGGAAGTGATGCAAAATCTTGCTGCTGAAAATCAAAACCTAAAAATTTTTCGGTTAAGCCGCAACTTCGGGCAACACCCCACAATTATGGCAGGACTTTCCAAAGCCAAAGGCGACTGGATCGTAGTCATGGATTGCGATATGCAGGATCAGCCGAAAGAAATCGAAAAATTGTATGAGAAAGCGAAGCAAGGTTTTGATGTTGTCTTAGCACGAAGAGAGCAGCGCAAAGATTCATTTTCAAAAAAAATGGGTTCCCAACTTTTTTATAAAGCATTTAATTACCTCGCCGGAATCGAAATTAATAAGGAGATTGCCAACTTTGGAATTTACAATAAAAAAGTTATTCAATCAGTTTTATCAGTTAATGACAATATTAAGTTTTTTCCGCTTTTTGTCAATTGGGTTGGATTCAAATCTACTGCAATCCCAATTGAACATGCTAACCGGGAAGAAGGAACCTCATCTTACAGTTTTTCAAAATTGCTTTCACTGGCGTTTAATGTCATTATTTCGTTCTCTGACAAACCTCTGAAAATCTTTGTTGGGTTTGGACTCACCATTTCAGCTCTGGCACTTTTTGTTGCAGTCTTTTTTGTTATTTGGTATTTTATGGGCAAAATTACTGAACCCGGTTTCAGTTCGCTTATTCTTTCCATATGGTTTCTTTCGGGGGTGATTATCAGTTGTATAGGTGTAGTCGGTATTTACCTTGGAAAAACATTCAATCAGACAAAAAACCGTCCGGTATTTATTATAGATGAATCACATGAAAATTAA
- a CDS encoding glycosyltransferase family 2 protein, with amino-acid sequence MLAIVIPYYKIDFFKDTLTSLENQTCKDFKAYIGNDASPDDPLPLIEENLRTINHKYIEYSENLGRRSLVSQWERVISETKDEEWILILGDDDVLSINFVQEFYNHLSEIEAKQYNVIKFSQCWIDEAGKTLNEFTNYPKLIDPAEHLGYKIVKGERSSLSEHIFRKSQIQKIRFKDFPLAWAADDVAVFEFSECKPIYFINEAKVYVRVSNENISGRKDNLVIKKEAKIAFEKYLIKNHYKNLTIESLKKLVDHQIYYRYHNNIPLGFSLFKVYLHLGYYKKIIALPKTYLILNKIIK; translated from the coding sequence ATGCTTGCCATTGTAATCCCATATTATAAAATAGATTTTTTCAAAGACACTCTTACCTCGCTGGAAAATCAAACTTGTAAAGATTTCAAAGCTTATATTGGTAATGATGCAAGTCCTGATGATCCATTACCGCTCATTGAAGAAAATCTGAGAACTATTAACCATAAATACATTGAGTATTCTGAAAATTTGGGTAGGAGAAGCCTAGTTTCACAATGGGAACGTGTGATTTCCGAAACAAAGGATGAGGAATGGATATTAATTTTGGGCGATGATGATGTTCTGTCCATTAATTTTGTTCAGGAATTCTATAACCATCTTTCTGAAATTGAGGCGAAACAATACAATGTGATAAAATTTTCACAATGTTGGATTGATGAAGCTGGAAAAACCTTGAATGAGTTTACAAATTATCCGAAACTCATTGATCCAGCAGAACATCTTGGCTACAAAATAGTTAAAGGCGAACGCTCCAGTCTGTCGGAACATATCTTTCGAAAATCTCAAATACAAAAAATACGATTTAAAGATTTTCCGTTAGCATGGGCTGCAGACGATGTTGCGGTTTTTGAATTTAGTGAATGTAAACCAATTTATTTCATAAATGAAGCGAAAGTATATGTTAGAGTAAGCAATGAAAATATCTCTGGCCGAAAAGATAACCTTGTAATAAAGAAAGAAGCAAAAATTGCTTTTGAAAAGTACCTTATAAAAAATCATTATAAAAATCTTACAATAGAATCACTAAAAAAGTTAGTTGATCATCAGATTTATTACCGCTATCACAATAATATTCCTTTAGGGTTCAGCCTTTTTAAAGTGTATTTGCATCTAGGATATTATAAAAAGATAATAGCATTACCAAAGACATACCTTATTCTCAATAAGATTATTAAATGA